A genome region from Glycine max cultivar Williams 82 chromosome 5, Glycine_max_v4.0, whole genome shotgun sequence includes the following:
- the LOC100305663 gene encoding putative 40S ribosomal protein S9: MVHVSFYRNYGKTFKKPRRPYEKERLDAELKLVGEYGLRCKRELWRVQYALSRIRNNARNLLTLDEKNPRRIFEGEALLRRMFRYGLLDETQNKLDYVLALTVENFLERRLQTLVFKSGMAKSIHHARVLIRQRHIRVGRQVVNIPSFMVRVDSQKHIDFSLTSPLGGGRPGRVKRKNQRAAAKKAAGGDGDEEDED; encoded by the exons ATGGTGCACGTTTCTTTCTACCGAAACT ATGGGAAAACGTTCAAGAAGCCTCGTCGTCCCTACGAGAAGGAGCGTTTGGACGCCGAGTTGAAGCTGGTCGGTGAGTACGGGCTTCGCTGCAAGAGGGAGTTATGGAGGGTCCAGTACGCCCTGAGCCGCATCCGTAACAACGCCAGAAACCTATTGACCCTTGATGAGAAGAACCCTCGCCGTATCTTCGAGGGTGAAGCCCTTCTCCGAAGAATGTTCCGTTACGGACTCCTCGACGAGACACAGAACAAGCTGGATTATGTGTTGGCTCTCACCGTCGAGAACTTTCTCGAACGCCGCCTCCAAACCCTCGTCTTCAAGTCTGGCATGGCCAAGTCCATCCACCACGCCAGAGTCCTCATCAGGCAGAGGCACATCAG GGTTGGGAGACAGGTGGTGAACATCCCATCGTTCATGGTTAGGGTTGATTCGCAGAAGCACATTGACTTCTCACTGACCAGTCCTCTTGGTGGTGGTCGTCCAGGACGCGTGAAGCGAAAGAACCAAAGGGCTGCTGCTAAGAAGGCTGCTGGTGGAGACGGagatgaggaggatgaagattaa
- the LOC102669785 gene encoding receptor-like protein 51, producing MALESLNIPNSNDPYAQPSFHNATLCDSDKPFRHLISLRLANCSSYLSLSFTALKSLSTLQFLSLLNCPVAPIRLPADLALSLTSFTCVNSLRKLSGVWLSNLQNLTDLVVFDVNVKASGPFVILARMTKLKTLTISNSNLTGSLPDHLHSNLTHIDFSNNRLKGNIPPSITMLDGTKRI from the coding sequence ATGGCCCTGGAATCCTTGAACATCCCGAACTCAAATGACCCTTATGCCCAACCCTCCTTCCATAATGCCACCCTCTGCGACAGCGACAAGCCCTTCCGCCACCTCATCTCCCTCCGCCTGGCCAACTGCTCCTCTTACCTCTCCCTCTCCTTCACCGCCCTCAAGTCCCTCTCCACCCTCCAATTCCTCTCCCTCCTCAACTGCCCTGTTGCCCCCATCCGCCTCCCCGCCGACCTCGCCCTCTCCCTCACCTCCTTCACCTGCGTCAATAGCCTCCGCAAACTCTCCGGTGTCTGGCTCTCCAACCTCCAGAACCTCACCGACCTCGTCGTCTTCGATGTCAACGTCAAGGCCTCCGGCCCCTTCGTCATCCTCGCCCGCATGACCAAGCTCAAAACCCTCACCATCTCCAACTCCAACCTCACTGGATCCCTCCCCGACCACCTCCACTCCAACCTCACTCACATTGATTTCTCCAACAACCGCCTCAAAGGCAACATTCCCCCTTCCATAACAATGCTCGACGGcacaaaaagaatttga